In one window of Mesotoga infera DNA:
- a CDS encoding dihydrodipicolinate synthase family protein, which translates to MVSRLLEGVGVAPLTPMNDDGSCVEYNAIESYVDFLAEKGVDGIFVLGTTGEGTSLPLAERKKTLESFLDANKGRMTVVSHCGAAVIEDIIELLKHSKECGADAAAVVSPFFFNHKQEELFSFYDKIADAVSDFPLYIYNIPSLTKNPVSVDVIARLHEKHKNIVGLKDSSGDFVNSLTVIQALPSTFSTVVGCDAAFASVLIAGAKGCVSGPGAVFPEFFVKVRDAVKDGDFDKAFDYQKSLTKLTMAVGNGANIPYMKHVLERRGLKMGSVKTPLKKLENSEVESLDSNLVKVMEDLGIDF; encoded by the coding sequence ATGGTGAGTAGACTACTTGAAGGGGTCGGTGTAGCTCCGCTAACTCCGATGAATGATGATGGTTCCTGTGTTGAATACAATGCAATAGAGTCTTATGTAGACTTCCTGGCTGAGAAAGGTGTCGACGGAATATTTGTGCTCGGCACGACCGGTGAGGGGACGTCCCTCCCATTGGCAGAAAGAAAGAAGACTCTAGAGTCGTTCCTCGACGCAAACAAAGGGAGAATGACCGTTGTTTCTCATTGCGGAGCTGCAGTGATTGAAGATATTATCGAACTGCTTAAACACTCAAAGGAATGTGGAGCAGATGCTGCCGCGGTAGTTTCGCCTTTCTTTTTCAATCACAAGCAGGAGGAGCTCTTCAGTTTCTACGACAAGATAGCGGACGCCGTAAGCGACTTTCCTCTGTACATTTACAACATTCCCTCTCTAACAAAAAACCCGGTTAGTGTCGATGTAATTGCCAGACTCCACGAAAAGCATAAGAATATTGTAGGTTTAAAAGACAGCAGCGGCGACTTCGTCAATTCGTTGACCGTGATTCAGGCTCTGCCGTCGACGTTCAGCACGGTCGTTGGATGCGATGCAGCATTCGCATCGGTTCTAATCGCCGGAGCCAAGGGCTGCGTTTCGGGACCCGGAGCAGTCTTTCCAGAATTCTTCGTCAAGGTCCGGGATGCAGTGAAAGATGGTGACTTCGACAAGGCATTTGATTATCAGAAATCCTTGACAAAGCTGACGATGGCAGTGGGAAACGGTGCTAATATTCCATACATGAAACATGTTCTAGAAAGAAGGGGTTTGAAAATGGGCAGTGTGAAGACTCCCCTCAAGAAGCTGGAGAATTCGGAAGTCGAATCTCTCGACAGCAATCTCGTCAAAGTCATGGAGGACCTTGGGATAGATTTCTAG
- a CDS encoding nicotinate phosphoribosyltransferase, with translation MDKCRIDPRIFKVPIDKMRAGYYSDKYFTRLVEVLKKADKKSRVLYQLFPRRDATIVGIDEALAILRFGTGYYSNEGEAKRLFEEVLETEKEVNHAAWEMNRHGLVELTARKWDLKMKLNDLWIDKWPELEVRALYDGDEAKDMEPVMTIEGDPRYFSYLETILLGVIARASSTATAVKSVVKAARGKEILFFSARFDHFWTQATDGYAALKAGAFGVSTDANADYWGVESMGTIPHALIAVYDGDTAEAAMAFDRYIEGGVNRIILVDWDNDVIGTTVDCVARTYKAETGENFIPGKTDPSVVIGPGKGKIWGVRFDTSGSLRDVSVVPKDASSLGVCPELVWRARREFDKCGMKDLKIVVSGGFTAEKIDLFEKLNVPADVYGVGSSLLKNKLDFTADIVEVEGEPCAKVGRGKKETPRLEEVASNYWNNDKEERC, from the coding sequence GTGGACAAGTGCAGAATCGACCCGAGGATCTTCAAAGTACCGATTGACAAGATGAGAGCCGGCTACTATTCTGACAAATATTTCACGAGACTTGTCGAAGTCCTTAAGAAGGCAGATAAGAAGTCAAGGGTGCTCTACCAGCTCTTCCCCAGGAGAGACGCGACAATAGTGGGAATTGATGAAGCGCTGGCCATCCTTCGCTTTGGGACAGGCTATTACTCGAATGAAGGAGAGGCGAAGAGACTCTTCGAAGAGGTACTCGAGACTGAGAAGGAAGTCAACCACGCAGCCTGGGAGATGAATCGGCATGGACTGGTGGAGCTGACCGCTCGAAAATGGGATCTGAAGATGAAGCTGAATGATCTCTGGATCGACAAATGGCCAGAACTAGAAGTTCGCGCCTTGTATGATGGTGATGAAGCAAAGGATATGGAACCTGTTATGACGATAGAAGGCGACCCCAGATATTTCTCGTATCTCGAAACCATATTGCTGGGTGTCATAGCGAGAGCGTCTTCAACGGCCACCGCCGTCAAGTCCGTCGTGAAGGCCGCCAGAGGCAAGGAGATACTCTTCTTCAGCGCGCGATTCGATCATTTCTGGACTCAGGCAACGGACGGATACGCGGCGCTCAAGGCCGGGGCCTTTGGAGTCTCTACCGACGCGAATGCCGACTACTGGGGCGTTGAGAGCATGGGGACGATACCTCACGCGCTTATCGCAGTGTATGACGGAGATACGGCCGAGGCCGCAATGGCTTTCGATCGTTACATAGAGGGCGGAGTCAATCGAATAATCCTGGTCGATTGGGACAACGACGTAATCGGAACTACGGTCGATTGCGTTGCCCGCACGTATAAGGCCGAGACCGGTGAAAACTTCATACCCGGCAAGACCGATCCTTCGGTCGTTATAGGTCCGGGAAAGGGAAAGATATGGGGCGTGAGATTCGATACGTCTGGAAGTCTGAGAGACGTTTCGGTCGTCCCGAAAGACGCTTCCTCTCTGGGAGTCTGTCCTGAACTGGTCTGGAGGGCTAGAAGAGAATTCGACAAGTGCGGAATGAAAGATTTGAAGATAGTCGTCTCGGGCGGCTTCACGGCGGAAAAGATAGATCTCTTCGAGAAGCTCAATGTCCCAGCAGATGTTTATGGAGTCGGTTCGTCTCTATTGAAGAACAAGCTGGACTTCACGGCAGATATCGTGGAAGTCGAGGGAGAACCCTGCGCAAAAGTCGGAAGAGGGAAGAAAGAGACTCCAAGATTGGAAGAAGTAGCGAGTAACTATTGGAACAACGATAAAGAGGAGAGGTGTTGA
- the pdxS gene encoding pyridoxal 5'-phosphate synthase lyase subunit PdxS, with product MEAKGTWTVKKGFAEMFKNGVIMDVTNPEQAKIAQDAGATAVMALERVPADIRKDGGVARMAKIGLIKEIMESVTIPVMAKARIGHIAEAKILEAIGVDFIDESEVLTPADDKYHIDKRIFTVPFVCGARNLGEAVRRIAEGAAMIRTKGEAGTGNIIEAVKHMRTVNEEVRKVQMLNDAELVHYGKEIGAPVEILSQVRELGRLPVVNFAAGGVATPADAALMMMLGCDGVFVGSGIFKSKDPARMAKAIVEAVLHYDNPEALAEISENVGDAMDGLEIETLEVRMEERGW from the coding sequence ATGGAAGCAAAGGGAACCTGGACAGTAAAAAAAGGGTTCGCTGAAATGTTCAAGAACGGCGTAATCATGGACGTCACGAATCCCGAGCAGGCAAAGATAGCTCAGGATGCCGGAGCTACCGCAGTAATGGCTCTTGAAAGAGTACCGGCGGACATTCGAAAAGATGGCGGAGTAGCCCGGATGGCAAAAATTGGACTGATCAAGGAGATCATGGAATCTGTTACTATCCCAGTAATGGCTAAAGCGAGAATCGGACACATCGCCGAAGCGAAGATCCTTGAGGCTATTGGCGTTGACTTCATCGACGAATCGGAGGTTCTTACACCTGCAGATGACAAATATCACATAGACAAGAGAATATTTACCGTCCCCTTCGTTTGTGGAGCGAGAAATCTCGGAGAAGCAGTCAGAAGAATCGCCGAGGGAGCCGCGATGATCAGAACGAAGGGAGAGGCCGGTACCGGCAATATCATCGAGGCAGTCAAGCACATGAGAACCGTCAATGAAGAAGTGAGAAAGGTCCAGATGTTGAACGATGCCGAACTCGTCCACTACGGAAAGGAAATCGGTGCGCCTGTCGAAATCCTCAGTCAGGTAAGAGAGCTGGGAAGGCTTCCAGTTGTCAATTTCGCCGCAGGCGGAGTGGCTACACCGGCCGACGCGGCTCTCATGATGATGCTCGGCTGCGACGGAGTCTTCGTCGGTTCTGGAATCTTCAAGTCAAAGGATCCCGCAAGAATGGCCAAAGCGATAGTCGAAGCAGTTTTGCATTATGACAATCCCGAAGCGCTGGCAGAGATCTCCGAGAACGTAGGAGATGCAATGGACGGGCTCGAGATCGAGACTCTTGAAGTTAGAATGGAAGAAAGAGGCTGGTAA
- a CDS encoding amino acid ABC transporter permease, producing the protein MQDISLLQQIVRLGVAFLNNLAFLPFVLGIGIVLGIAIALIRFHRIPVASQLLAIVVEIVRGSPFLIIVYAIYFALPYVGIELGAFQTGIVVLSVTATAYLSEVFRSGLLSLDKGQFEAAEALGMNYFQKLVHVVLPQIIKSTMPSIVGQIVMTIKDTSIVSLVGMVEIVRTSRQIMQLTLSPFTAFSIVSVFFILVCYPLIVVSKKLEGGSSK; encoded by the coding sequence ATGCAAGACATATCTTTACTACAGCAGATAGTTAGGCTCGGAGTCGCCTTCCTTAACAACCTGGCCTTTCTTCCATTCGTTCTGGGAATCGGCATAGTTCTGGGAATTGCGATCGCCCTGATTCGTTTCCATCGAATCCCCGTTGCATCGCAGCTTCTAGCCATCGTTGTGGAGATAGTCAGGGGATCACCCTTCTTGATAATCGTCTATGCGATCTACTTTGCGCTGCCGTACGTTGGAATTGAATTGGGGGCGTTTCAGACGGGAATAGTTGTTCTTTCAGTTACGGCAACGGCTTACCTCTCAGAGGTTTTCAGAAGCGGACTTCTGTCTTTAGATAAGGGTCAGTTTGAAGCGGCTGAGGCTCTTGGAATGAACTACTTCCAGAAACTAGTCCATGTTGTTCTGCCCCAGATCATAAAGAGTACCATGCCGTCAATTGTCGGCCAGATAGTAATGACGATAAAGGACACTTCAATAGTCTCACTCGTTGGAATGGTTGAGATCGTTAGAACCTCCAGACAGATAATGCAACTGACTTTGAGCCCGTTTACTGCGTTCAGCATAGTGTCTGTGTTCTTCATACTTGTGTGCTATCCGCTAATTGTTGTATCTAAAAAACTAGAGGGAGGGAGTAGCAAATGA
- a CDS encoding amino acid ABC transporter permease has product MLDMRMISQYLPDFFEALLETLKVAALSGIFSLIIGTVVGILSTMKSGFARIPVGIYTGFIRSTPLLVQLYFVHYGLPITGLMLTSFQSAIVAFSLNSGAYISEIVRGGLIAIDKGQAEASKALGLSWFQTMRKVILPQVFRNILPPLISQFSYLIKDTSLAAVLVIPELTYTARKIAARTYMPFESFGVPMLMYFGIYLILALLSSLISRNQKSRQSDAKRWFGLKKVV; this is encoded by the coding sequence ATGCTTGACATGAGAATGATCTCACAGTATCTTCCCGATTTCTTTGAAGCCTTGCTGGAAACGTTAAAAGTTGCGGCTTTGAGTGGTATCTTCTCCCTCATTATTGGAACGGTAGTGGGTATCCTTTCAACGATGAAGTCCGGGTTCGCCAGAATACCCGTAGGAATATATACTGGGTTCATAAGATCGACTCCATTGCTTGTACAATTGTACTTCGTCCACTACGGCCTTCCGATAACAGGACTGATGCTTACTTCATTTCAAAGCGCGATAGTCGCCTTTTCTCTCAATAGCGGCGCTTACATATCCGAAATAGTGCGTGGTGGGCTTATAGCCATAGACAAAGGCCAGGCAGAAGCCTCAAAAGCACTCGGTCTATCTTGGTTTCAGACGATGAGGAAGGTAATCCTGCCTCAGGTCTTCAGAAACATCCTGCCACCGCTGATCAGTCAATTCTCTTACTTGATAAAAGACACAAGTCTCGCGGCAGTTCTGGTTATCCCCGAGCTGACATATACTGCTCGAAAGATCGCTGCGAGAACCTATATGCCATTCGAATCATTCGGCGTGCCGATGCTAATGTATTTCGGAATCTATCTGATTCTTGCTCTTCTGAGCAGTCTAATAAGCAGGAATCAGAAATCGAGACAGTCGGATGCGAAGCGATGGTTCGGTCTTAAGAAGGTGGTATGA
- a CDS encoding amino acid ABC transporter ATP-binding protein produces the protein MEPIVRIRGLNKSFGKLHVLKDVELDVYESDVLVLCGPSGAGKSTLLRCINMLEHFQEGSIEVLGKDIKQTRVNLNFVRKNSGMVFQHFNLFPHISVVDNVTLAPILVKKVPKHEAVEKAKKLLDLVGLSAKYDAFPPQLSGGQKQRVAIARALAMDPKLMLFDEPTSALDPEMIKEVLDVMTKLARGGMTMIIVSHEMGFARQVANKIGFLDDGIIIELTPKDEFFNNPRSDRTKEFLSKIL, from the coding sequence ATGGAACCGATTGTTCGAATTCGAGGTCTCAACAAGTCTTTTGGCAAGCTTCACGTTCTCAAGGACGTCGAATTAGATGTATATGAAAGCGATGTGCTGGTCCTTTGCGGACCTAGTGGGGCAGGAAAAAGCACTCTTCTTCGCTGTATAAACATGCTCGAACACTTTCAAGAGGGTTCGATCGAGGTTTTGGGAAAAGACATAAAGCAGACAAGAGTTAACCTGAATTTCGTTAGAAAGAACTCGGGAATGGTCTTTCAACATTTCAACCTCTTCCCTCACATTTCCGTGGTTGACAATGTCACTCTGGCACCCATACTAGTTAAGAAAGTACCTAAACATGAAGCCGTTGAAAAAGCAAAGAAGCTTCTGGATCTGGTGGGATTATCGGCGAAGTATGATGCCTTCCCTCCCCAACTCTCCGGGGGGCAGAAGCAGAGAGTTGCAATAGCAAGAGCTCTGGCAATGGATCCAAAACTGATGCTCTTCGACGAACCAACGTCAGCGCTAGACCCGGAAATGATAAAGGAAGTACTGGATGTCATGACTAAACTCGCGCGCGGTGGTATGACGATGATAATCGTCAGCCACGAAATGGGTTTTGCGCGGCAGGTTGCCAATAAAATTGGTTTCCTGGATGACGGAATAATAATAGAACTTACGCCTAAGGATGAGTTCTTCAACAATCCCAGGAGTGATCGAACCAAGGAATTCCTGAGCAAGATACTTTAG
- a CDS encoding aminotransferase class I/II-fold pyridoxal phosphate-dependent enzyme gives MKFQLESSKLEFFRPDAFGFINGLKKEPPKQKMINLSIGAPNRPTPEWIVEVMKENLSNPAYHTYPPQHGAPELLEAVADWYRKRFGVTLNPEENVLVTVGIKEAIFNALHALVNAGDSILVPDPGYPTYFEAVLFTGGKLLTYDGDVDPMATLDEIESLAKLHKPKMAIVNYPSNPTGRVANREYYDRLSELSGKYGFVVMSDLAYSEIAFDNFEVNSYFEARQNLELGLEYFAFSKTYNMAGWRVGAIVAEKRLLDAVKLYKSKIDSNVFYPIQLAAAAALKTTPDSYYRDLREMYQGRRDAIIEGLKASGLTFTAPQGAMYVWVSTPEGTDPWSFTEKLYREYGILVVPGTAYGLNGSKKVRMGLVQEFEAMKDAARRLAEGRSW, from the coding sequence ATGAAGTTTCAGCTCGAGTCTTCCAAGCTTGAGTTTTTCAGGCCCGATGCCTTTGGATTCATTAACGGCCTGAAGAAAGAACCACCAAAGCAGAAAATGATCAACCTTTCAATAGGTGCCCCGAACAGACCCACACCTGAATGGATAGTCGAGGTAATGAAGGAGAACCTTTCGAATCCTGCCTACCATACTTATCCTCCGCAGCACGGGGCTCCCGAGCTCCTTGAGGCTGTCGCTGACTGGTACAGGAAGCGTTTCGGAGTCACGCTGAATCCCGAAGAAAATGTGCTTGTGACTGTCGGAATCAAGGAAGCTATTTTCAATGCATTGCATGCACTGGTAAATGCCGGTGATTCGATTCTTGTTCCTGATCCAGGTTATCCAACATACTTCGAGGCAGTTCTTTTCACCGGAGGAAAGCTTCTCACTTACGACGGCGATGTTGATCCGATGGCCACTCTAGACGAGATCGAGAGTCTTGCCAAGTTGCACAAGCCGAAAATGGCAATCGTCAATTACCCCTCAAATCCCACCGGCCGAGTGGCAAACAGAGAATACTACGACCGGCTTTCAGAGCTTTCCGGCAAGTACGGTTTTGTCGTGATGAGTGATCTTGCATACTCCGAAATAGCCTTTGACAATTTTGAAGTCAACAGTTATTTCGAAGCGCGCCAGAATCTCGAACTGGGATTGGAGTACTTCGCCTTCTCAAAGACCTATAACATGGCCGGATGGAGAGTTGGGGCAATAGTGGCCGAGAAACGGCTTCTGGACGCTGTGAAACTTTACAAATCCAAGATTGACTCAAATGTCTTTTACCCTATACAGCTCGCCGCTGCGGCAGCTTTGAAGACTACCCCCGATTCCTATTATCGTGATCTCAGAGAGATGTATCAGGGAAGGCGGGATGCGATTATAGAAGGCCTGAAGGCATCGGGATTGACTTTCACCGCTCCCCAGGGGGCGATGTATGTATGGGTTTCCACTCCGGAAGGCACTGATCCCTGGAGTTTCACCGAAAAACTATACAGAGAATACGGTATTCTCGTTGTTCCTGGAACTGCCTACGGCCTAAATGGTTCAAAGAAGGTCAGAATGGGGTTGGTTCAGGAGTTTGAAGCAATGAAGGACGCAGCCAGAAGATTGGCAGAAGGGAGATCATGGTGA
- the pdxT gene encoding pyridoxal 5'-phosphate synthase glutaminase subunit PdxT yields MKIGVLGIQGAIQEHLSTLKKAGVEPTWVKDRKELDSVAALVMPGGESTTMIKLLKRFEMWEALRNRIEDGMPVLATCAGMILLSKTIENVVNQDSLGVLDISVRRNGYGRQINSFEVDLQIDEIGPEPFRAVFIRAPKIESIGGEVRVLTSYEESPVLIRQGNVLAASFHPELTGDLRIHRYFLKIAEAAEQRIEKCAE; encoded by the coding sequence TTGAAGATCGGGGTTCTCGGGATTCAGGGCGCTATACAGGAACATCTATCGACTCTAAAGAAGGCAGGAGTGGAACCAACCTGGGTGAAGGACCGGAAGGAGCTCGACTCCGTCGCGGCGTTGGTAATGCCGGGCGGAGAGTCGACCACTATGATCAAGCTCTTGAAGAGGTTCGAAATGTGGGAGGCCCTCAGGAATAGGATAGAAGATGGAATGCCGGTCCTGGCAACCTGCGCGGGCATGATCCTCTTGTCGAAGACGATCGAAAACGTCGTTAATCAGGACTCTTTGGGAGTTCTAGACATTAGCGTCAGGAGAAACGGTTACGGCAGGCAGATCAACAGCTTCGAGGTCGATCTACAGATTGACGAGATCGGACCCGAACCATTCAGGGCAGTCTTCATAAGAGCTCCAAAGATCGAATCGATAGGTGGCGAAGTGAGAGTCCTTACAAGCTACGAAGAATCGCCGGTTCTCATTCGCCAGGGCAACGTGCTGGCAGCCTCCTTCCATCCCGAACTTACCGGAGATCTGAGGATTCACCGGTACTTTCTAAAGATCGCCGAAGCGGCTGAACAGAGGATTGAAAAATGTGCAGAATGA